One genomic window of Roseobacter ponti includes the following:
- a CDS encoding glycosyltransferase family protein, whose protein sequence is MKVMIVVTHLLGSGHLARALTLTRAFRASGHSVHLVSGGQHVPHLLKETGDVTELEPLRSDGVNFTRLLDRHGDVAGPKVFDDRIRVMLSRLDQIRPDVLITELFPFGRRVLRAEFTALLKAAHAMTPKPLICSSVRDILAPPSKPAKAAMADDITAQFYNAVLVHADPEITPLEMSWPVSGTLRPFLHYTGYVAADDAGPHPDRAGAGEILVSAGGGSVGDPVYEAALGAAALTPDRTWRLLAGGKDAEQRVARLAERAPANAIAEPARPDFRQMLRHVAVSVSMCGYNTALDILQAGTPAVFIPFDEGGEVEQGLRARALSRLDGIEVILTADLTHATLAAAVARVQRAPRRARRTDLSGGARRSVEIVAALRAGMT, encoded by the coding sequence GTGAAGGTCATGATCGTCGTTACGCATCTGCTCGGATCGGGTCATCTTGCGCGGGCGCTGACACTCACCCGCGCCTTCCGAGCATCGGGTCACAGCGTGCACCTTGTGAGCGGCGGGCAGCATGTGCCCCACCTTCTGAAAGAGACAGGTGACGTCACTGAACTCGAGCCGCTGCGCTCGGACGGGGTGAACTTCACGCGTCTTTTGGACCGTCACGGTGATGTCGCGGGCCCGAAGGTCTTTGACGACCGGATCCGGGTGATGCTGAGCCGTCTTGATCAGATCCGGCCCGACGTGCTGATTACCGAACTTTTTCCGTTCGGCAGGCGCGTGCTGCGCGCAGAGTTCACCGCCCTGCTTAAAGCCGCGCATGCGATGACACCCAAGCCACTGATCTGCAGTTCGGTCCGCGATATCCTCGCACCACCGTCAAAACCTGCAAAGGCCGCTATGGCCGATGACATAACCGCTCAGTTTTACAACGCGGTCCTCGTGCATGCCGACCCTGAAATCACACCGCTGGAGATGAGCTGGCCGGTAAGCGGGACTTTGCGGCCGTTTCTGCATTACACCGGCTATGTGGCGGCAGATGACGCAGGCCCGCATCCCGATCGCGCCGGGGCGGGCGAGATCCTTGTCAGCGCGGGCGGTGGGTCCGTGGGGGATCCGGTCTATGAAGCCGCACTTGGTGCCGCCGCCCTTACGCCGGACCGGACATGGCGGCTTCTTGCAGGCGGCAAAGACGCAGAGCAACGCGTGGCCCGGCTGGCCGAACGGGCGCCTGCCAATGCCATTGCCGAACCGGCGCGACCGGACTTCCGGCAGATGCTGCGGCACGTGGCGGTCTCTGTATCGATGTGCGGGTACAATACGGCGCTCGATATACTGCAGGCCGGAACACCTGCAGTTTTTATCCCCTTCGATGAGGGTGGCGAAGTAGAGCAGGGTCTGCGCGCGCGTGCACTGTCCCGTCTTGACGGTATTGAGGTTATTCTTACTGCGGATCTTACCCACGCGACCCTGGCGGCGGCTGTTGCCCGCGTTCAGCGTGCACCACGGCGTGCGCGCCGCACCGACCTGTCCGGTGGTGCCCGGCGGAGCGTTGAAATTGTCGCCGCGCTGCGGGCAGGAATGACATGA
- a CDS encoding entericidin A/B family lipoprotein, whose protein sequence is MTRIAVLFAVITALAACETTKGVGRDVQNAGQALDEAV, encoded by the coding sequence ATGACCAGAATCGCAGTTCTCTTTGCCGTCATCACCGCACTTGCTGCCTGTGAGACCACCAAAGGCGTCGGCCGTGACGTGCAGAACGCAGGCCAGGCACTGGACGAGGCGGTTTAA
- a CDS encoding TraR/DksA family transcriptional regulator, translated as MDTELRKSTLLVRRRELVGHLQEVEHALDETPTRDLEDFSTERQGDEVLEALGQNELQQVRRIDAALKRVEDGSYGICLKCGEEISEARLDAVPETALCRTCAAQIDGA; from the coding sequence GTGGATACAGAGTTAAGAAAATCGACGTTGCTGGTCCGCCGGCGCGAACTGGTTGGTCATCTGCAGGAAGTGGAGCATGCGCTCGACGAAACTCCGACGCGCGATCTGGAGGATTTTTCGACGGAGCGGCAGGGAGATGAGGTGCTGGAAGCGCTGGGTCAGAACGAGCTGCAGCAGGTCCGGCGCATTGATGCCGCTCTCAAGCGCGTCGAAGACGGCTCTTACGGTATCTGTCTGAAATGCGGAGAGGAAATATCGGAGGCGCGGCTTGATGCTGTGCCCGAAACTGCGCTGTGCAGGACCTGTGCGGCACAGATCGACGGCGCATAA
- a CDS encoding histidine phosphatase family protein produces the protein MTRLALIRHGHTAWNRAGRIQGRSDIPLDTEAEAALAHLRLPGPWAQAELWSSPLVRATRTAELISGRRPRTDDALTEMNWGAWEGLRGADLRADPASGFRDTDQWGWAYRPPGGESPAEVLARLLPWVSALRADSVAVCHIGVMRMLMARATGWNFDGPAPFRIKRNRLFVLETGPGAWTLEPEPVRLTECRP, from the coding sequence ATGACGCGCCTTGCACTCATTCGCCATGGCCATACCGCCTGGAACCGCGCAGGGCGCATCCAGGGCCGCAGTGATATTCCGCTCGACACGGAAGCAGAAGCCGCGCTTGCGCATCTGCGGCTGCCCGGGCCCTGGGCGCAGGCTGAGCTGTGGTCCAGCCCGCTGGTGCGCGCGACACGTACTGCCGAGCTTATATCGGGGCGCAGGCCACGGACGGACGATGCACTTACGGAAATGAACTGGGGGGCCTGGGAAGGGTTACGCGGGGCTGACCTGCGCGCCGATCCCGCGTCAGGTTTCCGAGACACAGATCAATGGGGCTGGGCGTATCGCCCGCCCGGTGGCGAAAGCCCCGCAGAGGTGCTGGCCCGGTTGCTGCCCTGGGTCAGCGCGCTGCGCGCCGACAGCGTCGCGGTATGCCATATCGGCGTGATGCGGATGCTGATGGCGCGCGCGACCGGCTGGAACTTTGACGGCCCCGCCCCCTTTCGCATTAAACGCAACCGGCTGTTCGTGCTGGAAACCGGCCCCGGTGCATGGACGCTGGAGCCAGAGCCGGTGCGTCTGACGGAGTGTCGCCCGTGA
- a CDS encoding glycosyltransferase family 4 protein: MTSPRPRLAVVVKGWPRLSETFIAQELVALEDSGTPFEIWSLRHPTDTRTHPLHDRLQAPVHYLPEYLRDDPVRVLRAAVCAMRLPGFAAAWRAFRADYARDRSPNRARRFGQACVLARELPAETQGLYAHFLHTPSSVARYTAILRGLPWSFSAHAKDIWTTPDWELREKLSASSFGAAFGATCTSIGAEHLRALADTPDRVDLVYHGLDLSRFPDPPDRAPRAPGAPLKLLSVGRLVEKKGFDRLISALALLPDGLDWHWTHIGGGTLKDDLAARAGKAGLSGRISWQGAQDQPAVIAAMRGADLFVLPSRVARDGDRDGLPNVLMEAASQKLPVLSTPVSAIPEFIETGVHGVLTDDAPDSIAREITAFADDPSRGPALAEAAYDRLNAAFRMQPGIDRLARRLNAMMAKSR, encoded by the coding sequence ATGACATCACCCCGCCCGCGACTGGCGGTCGTGGTCAAAGGGTGGCCGCGGCTCTCGGAGACATTCATTGCGCAGGAGCTTGTTGCTCTGGAAGACAGCGGAACACCGTTTGAGATCTGGTCGCTGCGCCATCCCACCGACACCCGCACACATCCGCTTCACGACAGGCTTCAGGCACCGGTACATTATCTGCCGGAATATCTGCGCGACGATCCTGTCCGCGTGCTGCGTGCTGCGGTCTGCGCGATGCGCCTGCCGGGTTTTGCAGCGGCCTGGCGGGCCTTTCGCGCCGACTATGCACGCGACCGCAGCCCCAACCGCGCCCGCCGCTTTGGCCAGGCCTGCGTACTGGCCCGCGAACTGCCGGCGGAAACCCAAGGCCTGTACGCCCATTTCCTGCACACCCCGTCATCTGTGGCGCGGTATACGGCAATCCTGCGCGGGTTGCCGTGGTCCTTTTCGGCGCATGCCAAAGACATCTGGACCACGCCCGACTGGGAACTGCGCGAGAAACTGAGCGCCAGCAGCTTTGGCGCAGCCTTTGGCGCGACCTGCACCAGCATCGGGGCGGAGCATCTGCGCGCCCTTGCCGACACACCGGACCGGGTGGATCTGGTCTATCACGGGCTTGATCTGTCGCGCTTTCCCGATCCGCCCGACCGCGCCCCGCGCGCACCCGGAGCGCCGCTGAAGCTGCTGTCAGTGGGACGCCTTGTGGAAAAGAAGGGCTTTGACCGGCTGATCAGCGCGCTGGCGCTGCTGCCTGACGGCCTCGACTGGCACTGGACGCATATCGGCGGCGGCACTCTCAAAGACGACCTGGCCGCGCGCGCCGGAAAGGCCGGCCTGTCCGGACGGATCAGCTGGCAGGGTGCGCAGGATCAGCCGGCGGTCATTGCTGCTATGCGCGGGGCTGACCTTTTTGTGCTGCCCAGCCGCGTGGCAAGAGACGGCGACCGCGACGGCCTGCCCAACGTGCTGATGGAAGCGGCGAGCCAGAAGCTGCCGGTGCTTTCCACGCCTGTGTCGGCGATCCCGGAGTTTATCGAGACAGGGGTGCACGGGGTCCTCACCGATGACGCGCCCGACAGCATCGCGCGTGAGATCACGGCTTTTGCGGATGATCCGTCGCGCGGGCCGGCCCTGGCAGAGGCGGCATACGACAGACTTAACGCTGCCTTCCGGATGCAGCCCGGCATAGACCGGCTCGCCCGGCGGCTGAACGCGATGATGGCAAAGTCCCGATGA
- a CDS encoding glycosyltransferase family 4 protein: MTDLAFYAPMKAPGHPVPSGDRAMARGILSALEVAGYRPAVVSALRSREPSGNAAAQQRLFAEARDEITRLTASDQAQTWRAWITYHNYYKAPDLIGPAVSRALGIPYLLIEATRARSRLTGSWSAFARAAEDASDTAVVIFYLTEHDAITLADLRPPAQQLVHLRPFLARDALPPETSGTGGMLSVGMMRQGDKLASYRIIAQTLGELRRKDWRLDIAGDGPARADVGTLMAPFGNRVRLHGALTPEKTQALMQEASLLLWPGVNEAFGMAYLEAQAAGLPVVAQDRPGVRDVLAPGAYPAPEAGAAPLAELVERLLNDNGARQKAGQSARAHIKARHLIGSAADTLADTLNGVMT, from the coding sequence ATGACGGATCTGGCCTTTTACGCCCCGATGAAAGCCCCCGGACACCCGGTGCCTTCGGGTGACAGAGCCATGGCGCGCGGCATTCTGAGCGCGCTTGAAGTTGCCGGATACAGACCTGCGGTGGTCTCCGCTCTGCGCAGTCGTGAGCCGTCGGGCAACGCGGCCGCTCAGCAACGGCTGTTCGCAGAGGCACGGGATGAAATCACGCGCCTCACCGCGTCAGATCAGGCGCAGACATGGCGGGCCTGGATCACCTATCACAATTACTACAAAGCACCCGATCTCATAGGGCCGGCCGTGAGCAGGGCACTTGGCATCCCCTATCTTCTCATTGAGGCCACAAGGGCGCGCAGCCGGCTGACCGGGTCCTGGTCGGCTTTCGCACGCGCGGCAGAGGATGCCTCGGATACGGCTGTGGTGATTTTTTATCTGACGGAACATGACGCCATAACTCTCGCTGACCTGCGCCCGCCGGCACAGCAGCTGGTGCATCTGCGCCCGTTTCTGGCGCGCGATGCACTGCCGCCCGAAACGTCAGGCACGGGCGGAATGCTGAGCGTCGGCATGATGCGCCAGGGCGACAAGCTGGCGTCCTATCGCATCATTGCGCAAACTCTGGGAGAGCTGCGACGGAAGGACTGGCGGCTCGATATCGCCGGTGACGGGCCGGCGCGGGCGGATGTAGGGACGCTGATGGCACCCTTTGGCAACAGGGTCAGACTGCACGGCGCGCTGACGCCCGAAAAGACACAGGCGCTGATGCAGGAGGCGTCTTTGCTGCTCTGGCCCGGGGTCAACGAAGCGTTTGGCATGGCCTATCTCGAAGCTCAGGCTGCCGGCCTGCCCGTCGTGGCACAGGACCGCCCCGGCGTGCGCGACGTTCTGGCCCCGGGCGCCTACCCGGCCCCTGAAGCGGGTGCTGCTCCGCTCGCGGAGCTCGTGGAACGGCTTCTGAACGATAACGGGGCGCGGCAGAAAGCCGGTCAGAGCGCACGCGCCCACATCAAAGCGCGGCATCTGATCGGGTCGGCCGCGGACACGCTCGCAGATACATTGAACGGGGTGATGACATGA
- the lepA gene encoding translation elongation factor 4 — translation MTPLSHIRNFSIVAHIDHGKSTLADRLIQSTNTVSAREMKEQMLDSMDIERERGITIKAQTVRINYTAENGEEYVLNLIDTPGHVDFAYEVSRSMRAVEGSLLVVDSTQGVEAQTLANVYHAIEADHEIVPVLNKIDLPASDCDRVAEQIEDVIGIDASEAIRVSAKTGQGITETLEAIVHKLPAPKGNPDAPLKAMLVDSWYDSYLGVIVLVRIMDGQLKKNDRIRFMQNGTVHHVDRIGVFRPAMTEIDSLNPGEIGFLTASIKQVRDTRVGDTVTHEKNPTDKALPGFKPSQPVVFCGLFPVDSAEFEDLRDAIEKLALNDASFSYEMETSAALGFGFRCGFLGLLHLEVIRDRIEREYDIELITTAPSVIYHIHMKDGEMMELHNPADMPDLTLVDHLQEPRIKATILVPDDYLGDVLKLCQDRRGIQLDLTYAGSRAMVVYDLPLNEVVFDFYDRLKSVTKGYASFDYQMIGYREDKLVKMSILVNDEPVDALSTMVHRDRAEQRGRAMVEKLKDLIPRHMFKIPIQAAIGGKVIARETLSAMRKDVTAKCYGGDATRKRKLLDKQKAGKKKMRQFGKVDIPQEAFISALKMDG, via the coding sequence ATGACACCGCTTTCACATATCCGCAATTTCTCGATCGTCGCCCATATCGACCACGGGAAATCCACGCTCGCAGACCGGCTGATCCAGTCGACCAACACCGTCTCCGCGCGCGAGATGAAAGAGCAGATGCTCGACAGCATGGACATCGAACGCGAACGCGGCATCACCATCAAAGCACAGACCGTGCGGATCAATTACACGGCTGAGAACGGCGAGGAATACGTCCTCAACCTGATCGACACCCCCGGCCACGTCGATTTCGCCTATGAGGTCAGCCGCTCCATGCGCGCCGTCGAAGGCTCGCTGCTGGTTGTCGACAGCACCCAGGGCGTCGAGGCACAGACCCTCGCCAATGTGTATCACGCCATCGAGGCCGACCATGAGATCGTGCCGGTGCTGAACAAGATCGACCTGCCCGCGTCCGACTGCGACCGCGTGGCCGAACAGATCGAGGACGTTATCGGGATCGACGCCTCCGAGGCGATCCGGGTCTCTGCCAAAACCGGGCAGGGCATCACCGAAACGCTTGAAGCGATCGTGCACAAACTGCCCGCGCCCAAAGGCAACCCCGACGCCCCGCTCAAAGCGATGCTGGTGGACAGCTGGTACGACAGCTACCTCGGCGTCATCGTGCTCGTGCGCATCATGGACGGGCAGCTGAAGAAAAACGACCGCATCCGCTTCATGCAGAACGGCACCGTGCACCATGTGGACCGCATAGGCGTCTTCCGCCCCGCCATGACCGAGATCGACAGCCTGAACCCGGGCGAAATCGGCTTTCTGACCGCCTCGATCAAACAGGTGCGCGACACCCGCGTCGGCGACACCGTCACCCACGAGAAAAACCCCACCGACAAGGCGCTCCCGGGCTTCAAACCCAGCCAGCCGGTGGTTTTCTGTGGCCTCTTCCCTGTGGACAGCGCCGAATTCGAAGACCTGCGCGACGCCATCGAGAAACTGGCCCTGAACGACGCCTCCTTCTCCTACGAAATGGAAACCTCCGCCGCCCTCGGTTTCGGTTTCCGCTGTGGCTTCCTCGGCCTGCTGCACCTCGAAGTCATCCGCGACCGGATCGAGCGTGAATATGACATCGAACTGATCACCACAGCGCCCTCCGTCATCTATCATATCCACATGAAAGACGGCGAGATGATGGAGCTGCACAACCCTGCTGACATGCCCGACCTGACCCTCGTCGATCACCTGCAGGAACCGCGCATCAAAGCCACCATACTGGTGCCCGATGACTATCTCGGTGACGTGCTGAAACTCTGCCAGGACCGTCGCGGCATCCAGCTCGATCTGACCTATGCCGGCAGCCGTGCGATGGTCGTCTATGACCTGCCCCTGAACGAGGTGGTGTTTGACTTCTACGACCGTCTGAAATCGGTGACCAAGGGCTATGCCTCCTTTGACTATCAGATGATCGGCTACCGCGAAGACAAGCTGGTGAAGATGTCGATCCTCGTGAATGACGAGCCCGTCGATGCGCTCTCCACCATGGTCCACCGTGACCGCGCCGAACAGCGCGGCCGCGCGATGGTCGAAAAGCTCAAAGACCTGATCCCCCGCCACATGTTCAAAATCCCGATCCAGGCGGCGATCGGCGGCAAGGTCATCGCGCGTGAAACTTTGTCAGCCATGCGCAAGGACGTGACTGCGAAGTGTTACGGCGGGGACGCCACGCGTAAACGCAAGCTGCTGGATAAGCAGAAGGCGGGTAAGAAGAAGATGCGCCAGTTTGGTAAGGTGGATATACCTCAGGAGGCCTTCATCAGCGCTCTGAAAATGGACGGCTGA
- a CDS encoding entericidin A/B family lipoprotein, with product MLRLAILMTAVLALAACETTKGVGRDVQNAGEALDQAI from the coding sequence ATGCTGAGACTTGCCATTCTTATGACTGCTGTACTGGCGCTGGCCGCCTGCGAGACGACCAAAGGCGTGGGCCGCGACGTTCAGAACGCAGGCGAGGCGCTCGACCAGGCGATCTGA
- a CDS encoding porin — translation MTRRNVTRFTLPALAASALALPAAAQAQSTFEVYGQLNFGVFSTDDGFDSETYFTDNDNSNSRVGFNWMNSFGDGRSLRFNFETGLGLNGSSAVTIDDTDLDFDFSRRELRKFEFIYRTPDTGTISLGQGGTASDGVAEADFSGTSVIAYSGISDLAGSIEYRGAGGAGTGIAIGDTFKSFDGARRFRLRYDTPSWNGLVFSASGGEEVLAEGNDNEYYDIGARYTGDYGDLRADARLGYAWVSGGEELMVGSVASLHVPTGLSIAVSAGAQQEGNDDYVYAKLGWQQDWFSIGTTALSVDLYEGNDYAIDGSDSASVGLAVVQQVDDYDLEIYAAWRRHEFDAPGTTVADIDVFAIGARWKF, via the coding sequence ATGACCCGCAGAAATGTCACCCGCTTCACCCTGCCCGCGCTGGCCGCTTCTGCTCTGGCGCTGCCCGCCGCGGCGCAGGCGCAGAGCACCTTTGAGGTCTACGGTCAGCTCAACTTCGGGGTTTTCAGCACCGATGACGGCTTCGACAGCGAGACCTATTTCACCGACAACGACAATTCCAATTCGCGGGTCGGGTTCAACTGGATGAACAGTTTCGGCGACGGGCGGTCGCTGCGGTTCAATTTCGAGACAGGCCTGGGGCTCAACGGCTCTTCTGCCGTCACAATTGATGACACCGACCTTGATTTTGACTTCAGCAGGCGCGAGCTGCGCAAGTTTGAATTCATCTACAGAACACCCGATACCGGCACGATCAGCCTCGGACAGGGGGGCACGGCCAGCGATGGTGTGGCGGAGGCTGATTTCTCCGGCACGTCGGTCATCGCTTATTCGGGCATCTCCGATCTCGCGGGCAGCATTGAGTACCGCGGTGCAGGCGGTGCCGGGACGGGGATCGCCATTGGCGATACGTTCAAATCCTTTGACGGGGCACGGCGTTTCCGGCTTCGCTATGACACGCCGTCCTGGAACGGGCTGGTCTTCAGCGCCTCGGGTGGTGAGGAGGTACTCGCCGAAGGCAACGACAATGAGTATTACGACATCGGCGCGCGCTATACCGGCGATTACGGTGATCTGCGTGCGGATGCGCGTCTGGGCTATGCCTGGGTCAGCGGGGGAGAGGAGCTGATGGTCGGCTCTGTCGCATCCCTGCATGTGCCCACGGGTCTGAGCATTGCGGTCTCTGCCGGTGCACAGCAGGAAGGCAACGACGACTATGTCTATGCCAAGCTGGGCTGGCAGCAGGACTGGTTTTCCATCGGCACCACGGCGCTGTCTGTCGATCTTTACGAGGGCAATGACTATGCCATCGACGGCTCTGACAGCGCATCTGTCGGGCTGGCGGTTGTGCAGCAGGTGGATGACTACGATCTCGAAATTTATGCCGCCTGGCGCCGCCATGAATTTGACGCTCCGGGCACAACCGTCGCGGATATTGACGTTTTTGCCATCGGCGCGCGCTGGAAATTCTGA
- a CDS encoding polysaccharide deacetylase family protein, producing the protein MSALWQPLRDELRLCRADGLDVPLWWRDDDAIRPTPALDRLTDMAARVGVPVHLAVIPALAEPALGAYLRGNDGLIALVHGWAHENHAPEGDKKAEFGHPRSDGAAEIAKAVARLERLCGPHLLRVFVPPWNRFDNSFIDALRSSGFRGLSAFVARQTPMAAPGLLRINTHVDPIDWRGTRGLIMPETIIAGAVDRLRARRTGTEDATEPLGLLTHHLVHTEDVWQFTETFLNEMLAGGAEPASIARLTEPDHEQT; encoded by the coding sequence ATGAGTGCACTGTGGCAGCCTCTACGGGACGAACTCAGGCTGTGCCGCGCGGACGGGCTGGATGTGCCGTTGTGGTGGCGGGATGATGACGCGATCCGCCCGACGCCGGCCCTTGACCGGCTGACCGATATGGCTGCGCGCGTCGGTGTCCCGGTGCACCTTGCCGTCATTCCGGCTCTTGCAGAGCCGGCGCTTGGCGCATACCTGCGCGGCAATGACGGGCTGATCGCGCTGGTACATGGCTGGGCTCATGAGAACCACGCCCCCGAGGGGGATAAAAAAGCCGAGTTCGGCCATCCAAGATCTGACGGTGCCGCGGAAATCGCCAAAGCGGTCGCGCGACTGGAGCGCCTGTGCGGCCCGCATCTTCTGCGCGTTTTCGTGCCTCCGTGGAACCGGTTTGATAACAGTTTTATCGATGCCCTCAGGAGCTCAGGGTTTCGCGGCCTGTCAGCCTTTGTGGCCAGACAAACGCCGATGGCGGCACCCGGGCTGCTCCGCATCAACACTCATGTCGACCCGATCGACTGGCGCGGCACGCGCGGGCTCATCATGCCGGAAACGATTATTGCCGGCGCGGTCGACAGGCTCCGGGCACGGCGGACCGGAACCGAGGATGCCACCGAACCGCTCGGCCTGCTGACCCACCATCTTGTGCACACCGAAGATGTCTGGCAGTTCACCGAAACCTTTCTGAACGAGATGCTGGCCGGCGGTGCAGAACCGGCATCAATCGCCCGACTGACGGAGCCCGACCATGAGCAGACTTGA
- a CDS encoding glycosyltransferase family protein, with the protein MQHHSAGAGQNSKGTGAERPRRVMFYSHDTFGLGHLRRSRALASALTASHPGTSAIILTGSPIAGRFTFPEKVDHVRLPGVSKLPDGSYISQTLGLDIDDTTALRSGLIQTAIEQYDPDLLIVDKEPTGFRGELLPTLEWLERRGTTRCVLGLRDVLDEATVLRAEWKRKGAVEATERFYDEIWVYGPRTFYDPTEGLPLSDAARERIHWTGYLRREVTDEADIPEEPYVLITPGGGGDGRTMVDQVIAAYEADPELSPRAMLVYGPFLSGEVREAFDDRVEKLNGRVTAVGFDARIEALFAGAQGVVCMGGYNTFCEVLSFDQRAVIVPRTVPRLEQWIRASRAEELGLVRMLDESRDGMTPEAMIAAIRGLPSQARPSEAGADGLLDGLDVVVRRAEALVSGT; encoded by the coding sequence ATGCAGCATCACAGCGCCGGGGCCGGTCAGAACAGCAAAGGGACCGGCGCAGAGCGTCCGCGCCGGGTCATGTTTTACAGCCACGACACTTTCGGACTGGGGCATCTGCGCCGCTCGCGGGCGCTGGCCTCTGCGCTGACAGCATCACATCCGGGCACATCAGCCATCATTCTCACCGGCTCGCCGATTGCGGGACGGTTCACTTTCCCGGAAAAGGTCGATCACGTGCGGCTGCCCGGTGTCTCCAAACTGCCGGACGGCAGCTATATCAGCCAGACGCTCGGGCTTGATATCGACGACACAACGGCGCTGCGCTCCGGGCTTATTCAGACAGCTATTGAGCAGTATGATCCCGATCTGCTGATCGTCGATAAGGAACCGACCGGGTTTCGCGGCGAGCTTCTGCCGACACTGGAATGGCTTGAAAGGCGCGGCACGACGCGCTGTGTGCTGGGCCTGCGCGACGTGCTGGATGAGGCGACGGTGCTGCGGGCTGAATGGAAGCGCAAGGGCGCTGTCGAGGCAACCGAGCGATTTTATGATGAGATCTGGGTGTACGGCCCACGAACGTTCTACGACCCGACCGAAGGCCTGCCGCTTTCGGATGCTGCGCGTGAACGCATTCACTGGACCGGCTATCTGCGGCGCGAAGTGACCGACGAGGCAGATATCCCGGAAGAGCCTTATGTGCTGATCACACCGGGCGGCGGCGGGGACGGCCGCACGATGGTCGATCAGGTCATAGCGGCCTATGAGGCAGATCCGGAACTCAGCCCCAGAGCCATGCTGGTTTACGGCCCGTTTCTGTCCGGCGAGGTGCGCGAAGCTTTTGACGACCGGGTGGAGAAGCTGAACGGCCGCGTGACGGCTGTGGGTTTTGACGCGCGCATTGAGGCGCTTTTTGCAGGGGCGCAGGGGGTGGTCTGTATGGGCGGGTACAACACTTTTTGCGAAGTGCTCTCTTTTGACCAGAGGGCGGTGATTGTCCCGCGCACCGTGCCCCGGCTGGAACAGTGGATCAGGGCGTCACGGGCGGAAGAGCTGGGCCTTGTGCGTATGCTCGACGAAAGCCGCGATGGCATGACGCCCGAAGCGATGATCGCTGCGATCCGGGGACTGCCGTCACAGGCGCGCCCTTCAGAGGCAGGTGCCGACGGTCTTCTCGACGGGCTGGACGTGGTGGTCCGGCGGGCAGAAGCGCTGGTTTCCGGCACATGA
- a CDS encoding class I SAM-dependent methyltransferase, protein MSRLDSMRRRLTAQIDGLNWAAEQITGLTGDVLELGLGNGRTYDHLRENLPGRRIRVIDRVLQPHPSCVPPVEDFMQGEAEDMLAALAAEGAMMALAHYDFGYGDKARDVAEGAKLSPLIVPLMVAGGLVVSQQPLVGIEQIAGPDTIDPERYLFYRAS, encoded by the coding sequence ATGAGCAGACTTGATTCCATGCGCCGCCGGCTGACGGCACAGATTGACGGGCTGAACTGGGCGGCAGAACAGATTACCGGTCTGACCGGCGATGTGCTTGAGCTTGGTCTGGGCAACGGCCGCACCTATGATCACCTGCGTGAAAATCTGCCCGGGCGCCGCATCCGCGTGATCGACCGTGTGCTGCAACCGCATCCTTCCTGCGTCCCGCCAGTGGAAGATTTTATGCAGGGAGAAGCCGAAGATATGCTTGCCGCCCTCGCAGCAGAAGGTGCGATGATGGCGCTGGCGCATTATGATTTCGGCTATGGCGATAAGGCGCGTGATGTGGCCGAGGGCGCAAAACTTTCCCCGCTGATCGTGCCGCTTATGGTGGCGGGCGGGCTGGTCGTGAGTCAGCAGCCCCTCGTCGGGATTGAACAGATTGCCGGGCCCGATACCATCGATCCGGAACGCTATCTCTTCTACCGTGCGTCATAA